The following are encoded in a window of Verrucomicrobiia bacterium genomic DNA:
- a CDS encoding family 43 glycosylhydrolase yields the protein MIHFGGRYLMYYSLPPFAAELAPTNAPRGWSVGIAESQDLIKWRKVAELWPAQECDQNGLCAPAARVWNGQVHLFYQTYGNGPRDAICYASSKDGLHFQRHPDNPIFRPTGDWNNGRAIDAEPFIWQNQWWLYFATRDPSGRTQMLGVATASLSNAISRAAWKLQGHGPILRPELPWETRCIEAPSVTLRGDTFVMFYAGGYNNDPQQIGVATSRDGVQWTRLATQPFLAHGPPGSWNHSESGHPGIFEDPDGHTYLFFQGNPDRGRTWMISAVEVLWDDFRPRLLPHSRRFPMSP from the coding sequence GTGATCCATTTCGGCGGACGCTATCTCATGTATTACTCGCTGCCGCCCTTTGCCGCCGAGCTGGCGCCCACCAATGCTCCTCGTGGTTGGAGCGTGGGCATTGCCGAAAGCCAGGACCTGATAAAGTGGCGCAAAGTGGCCGAGCTATGGCCCGCCCAGGAATGCGACCAAAATGGCCTTTGCGCCCCCGCCGCCCGCGTGTGGAATGGCCAGGTCCACCTGTTCTACCAGACCTACGGCAACGGCCCGCGTGATGCCATCTGTTATGCCTCCTCCAAGGATGGCCTTCACTTCCAACGCCACCCCGATAATCCCATTTTTCGGCCCACGGGCGACTGGAACAATGGTCGGGCGATCGATGCTGAGCCATTCATTTGGCAAAACCAATGGTGGCTCTATTTTGCCACCCGCGACCCCTCCGGGCGCACCCAGATGTTGGGAGTGGCCACCGCCAGCCTCAGCAACGCCATAAGCCGCGCAGCTTGGAAACTCCAGGGCCACGGCCCCATTTTACGCCCGGAACTGCCCTGGGAGACGCGCTGCATCGAGGCCCCCTCCGTCACCCTCCGCGGCGATACGTTCGTCATGTTCTATGCCGGCGGCTATAACAATGACCCTCAGCAAATTGGCGTCGCCACCAGTCGCGACGGCGTGCAGTGGACACGGCTTGCTACCCAGCCCTTCCTGGCCCATGGCCCACCGGGCTCCTGGAACCACAGCGAAAGTGGACATCCAGGCATTTTTGAAGACCCGGACGGCCACACTTACCTCTTTTTTCAAGGCAATCCCGATCGTGGCCGCACCTGGATGATCTCGGCCGTGGAAGTCCTTTGGGACGATTTTCGGCCTCGGCTTCTGCCTCACTCCAGGCGTTTCCCCATGTCGCCCTAA
- a CDS encoding histidine triad nucleotide-binding protein: MSKTIFEKIAAREIPADIVYEDDQVVAFKDIHPQAPTHILIVPRKPIPRLNEATPEDQSLLGHLLLKAAEVARRAGLDQRGYRLVINNGAEGGESVPHLHVHILGGRHMRWPPG; encoded by the coding sequence ATGAGCAAAACCATTTTTGAAAAAATCGCCGCCCGCGAAATCCCTGCGGACATCGTTTACGAAGATGACCAGGTGGTGGCCTTCAAAGATATTCACCCGCAGGCCCCCACTCACATCCTCATCGTACCACGCAAGCCGATCCCCCGCCTCAACGAAGCCACGCCCGAGGATCAGTCCCTTTTGGGACACCTCCTCCTCAAAGCCGCGGAAGTCGCCCGCCGCGCCGGCCTTGACCAGCGCGGCTACCGTCTCGTCATCAACAACGGCGCCGAAGGAGGCGAATCCGTACCCCACCTTCATGTCCACATCCTGGGCGGACGGCACATGCGCTGGCCTCCCGGCTAA